Genomic window (Desulforapulum autotrophicum HRM2):
TGTTCTTCCAGGCTTTGCCCATCATTTTTAGGTTCAAAACCAGGTTCGGTGTACACCTTGTACCACTCCTTATCCATCACCGGGGCCCGGTATTTTCTGGCCACCCCGCCTGTTTTCTGCTTGATTTCAAGAAAATATGGCGGTTTCGGATGATCTCCGTAGGAACGAACACGCAAGTTGAACCGGTTCTGCACACCCTCAAGGCGCCTTCGCAGGAACAGATAGTCGGGTGAATCAAGATAGATGCTGTTCACCCTGTAATAGCCATTGGCCGAATTGCCGGCGTATTTATCCAGGGAACAATAAACCGATGCAAATTTTGCGATGGGATCCATCATTTCAATGGGAATTAAATATTTCAGTTCATACCGCTCAAGCAGAGCAGGAATGGCTTTTTGTTTAGGATTACCCAAGAAAATAGTTCCTTATCAGAGAATGTAATTTTTAAAGGGCTTTTCCGGAAGTTTTCCCATTATGTCCATTAATTCGATGAATCTGTTGCGAATATTAAACGCTGTTTTTTCAAGCTGGAGATCACTTTTGATGATGGATTCCCTTATTTTCAGAAGGTTCAGGGGATCCATGCCATCTATCTTTAAATAGGTTTTCAAGGAAACTTTGGCATTACCGTTTTGTCTGTTTGCTTCAAGCAGGGTGTATTGTCTGATCAACCGATCCAGTGAACGGGTCTGGGAGATTTTCTTTTCAGCAAGGGCCCTCACTTCCTCATTGTACTGCAGGCGCTCTTTCATGAAGTTTATTTTCTTTAGGTTTACCCCATCCTGGTCGGAATTAATAAACGGCAATTTGACGGCCAATTCAATGGAACAGGCCTTTTCCATATCATCGTTATCATCGCTGTCGTAGGCGACTTGAAAAAAGTTTAAATAATTTCGGTTCTTTGCCTGCTCCAGCCTGTACTTGCTGTCTGCGAGGTCCATTTTATTTTTCTGGTCTTCTAATTTGACGTTGTTGACTTTAGCTTCCTGGGGCAATTCGTGAATTTTCTTTTCAATTACACTGATCGGGATAAGGGGAGTCTTGTCAAAAGCAACAGGCCTTTGTGAATCTGCTGCAACAGCTATCTCATGCTCGATTCCGGTAATTTTATTTTCAAGTCCCACAAGTTCCAGCCTGAGATCAGTCAGCAGTTCCTCTGCCGAAATCAGGTCACTGATATCAAATGAAACACTTCCGGCACTCTTTTTTTTGAGCACATGGATTCTGTCCTCACACACGGCTGCCAACTGTTGCTTCAGGTCGACCATGGTTCTTGATTCAAGATAATCCAGAACCAGTTCATAGCGCAACTTCAGGGCCGTGTTGTAGTAGTCCCTCTCCTCG
Coding sequences:
- a CDS encoding polyphosphate polymerase domain-containing protein — protein: MGNPKQKAIPALLERYELKYLIPIEMMDPIAKFASVYCSLDKYAGNSANGYYRVNSIYLDSPDYLFLRRRLEGVQNRFNLRVRSYGDHPKPPYFLEIKQKTGGVARKYRAPVMDKEWYKVYTEPGFEPKNDGQSLEEQRNKKLFERMVYTYNAAPKILTQYLRNAWISDVDDYARITFDIDLRFRQEAEYRPVPGHGEMVSCDHTLAFDPGCAVVLELKCYTSRVPLWMVDLIRFFNLERRSFSKYLTGASELMVLHRHDDDSRVSAIL
- a CDS encoding TolC family protein; the protein is MKNLCIILAVLFSILTGYGSAHALEDMNKLTIDSFVLTAEKDLKLQNQQELTRYLNEAPSSTPYIDRMEFRTETQEFDLEKQKYSLRLYPKGWGETRYTRQVTELASQSCRTEERDYYNTALKLRYELVLDYLESRTMVDLKQQLAAVCEDRIHVLKKKSAGSVSFDISDLISAEELLTDLRLELVGLENKITGIEHEIAVAADSQRPVAFDKTPLIPISVIEKKIHELPQEAKVNNVKLEDQKNKMDLADSKYRLEQAKNRNYLNFFQVAYDSDDNDDMEKACSIELAVKLPFINSDQDGVNLKKINFMKERLQYNEEVRALAEKKISQTRSLDRLIRQYTLLEANRQNGNAKVSLKTYLKIDGMDPLNLLKIRESIIKSDLQLEKTAFNIRNRFIELMDIMGKLPEKPFKNYIL